The DNA window AAAAATTTCTTCTTGATAGATGCGCATATCGGTGGTGACATGATCAAATAAGCAGCCATTCATGAAATAGCCATGCTCGTGACCGGCAACGCTGTGCTCTCGACCATCCACGACCAAGCTTGCTCCCTCTTCGACACCCAAGTCTACATAGCCTTTCACTTTAGCCAGGTGTTCTTTGGTCACTAATGGGCCCATATCAAGACCACGCTCTTCACCATTACCGACTTTAAGCCCTTTGGCTTTCTCCGCTAACTTTTCGACTAAGCTGTCAGCAATATCGCCGACGGCGACGGCAACAGAAATCGCCATACAGCGCTCGCCAGCAGAACCAAAGGCTGCACCCATCAGGGCATTGACGGCACCGTCGAGATCGGCATCGGGCATCACCACAAGGTGGTTTTTAGCCCCACCCAGTGCCTGTACGCGTTTGCCATGTGCAGACGCTGTGCTGTAAATGTATTCAGCGATTGGCGTTGAACCAACAAAGCTTACCGCCTGTATATCAGCATGGGTTAATAACACATCGACTGCTTCTTTATCGCCATTGACGATATTAAATACGCCATCGGGCAGGCCTGCTTCTTTAAGCCATTCGGCCACTAAAAAGGTCGCACTTGGGTCTTTTTCTGAAGGCTTAAGTATGAAGGTGTTGCCTGTAGCAATGGCTACCGGCCACATCCACATAGGCACCATCGCTGGAAAATTAAAGGGCGTTATACCGGCAACCACACCTAATGGCTGGCTGGTTGAATAGGAATCGATACCTCGACCCACTTGCTCGGTATAGTCGCCTTTGAGTAACTGAGGTATGCCGCATGCAAATTCAACCACCTCCATACCGCGGGTAATTTCACCACAGGCATCTTCATATACTTTGCCGTGTTCTTGGGTAATCGCTGCTGCTAATTCGTCTTTTCGCTCCTCTAGGATCGCTTTGAATTTAAACAGAATGCGCGATCGATTGAGTGGCGTAACCGCCGACCATTGGTCAAAAGCCTCTTTTGCGACAGCAATAGCCGCCTCTACTTCTGCCACACTGGCTAGAGAGACTTCAGCGGTCTGTTGTCCGGTCGCTGGATTAAATACCGGCGCTGAGCGATCACTGGCGGCGGCTATTTCGCCATTGATAAAATGTGTTAGCTGTTTCATATATCACCTAATTGTGTAAGCTTTCAATCGCATCGCCTAAGGCGGCAACTAATTGGTCAATTTGTTCATGATTAATGGTTAACGGTGGCGACAAGGCAATCGTGTCGGCCGTGCAGCGCACCAGCGTATTGCCTTTCCAGAAGCAATGATTAAATACTTCATAACCGTTCGCGCCTGGCTTATCGCCGGCGTGCAGTTCAATCCCCGCGACTAGGCCGAGATTGCGAATATCCTTGACCGCGTCGAAACGGCGCAGACCGTGCACCGCCTGCTGCCAATACTCTTCAATCTCGAACACACGCTGGAATAGCCCCTCATTCTCATAAATGTCGAGTGTTGCCATACCTGCCGCTGCTGCCACAGGGTGACCGGAATAAGTATAGCCATGGAAAAGTTCAATCACTTCCTCTGGCCCATGCATAAAGGCATCGTGCACATGATTACCCACAAACACTGCACCCATGGGCAAAGCGCCGTTGGTTAAACCTTTGGCGGTGGTCATTAAATCAGGCGTGATGCCGAAGCGCGTTGACGCGAAACCGGTACCAACGCGGCCAAAGCCAGTGATGACCTCGTCGAATATCAATAAAATATCGTGCTTGGCGGTAATCGCCCGCAATCGCTCTAAGTATCCGAGCGGCGGTACATAGACCCCTGCAGAGCCAACCAATGGCTCAACGATGACCGCGGCGATGTTTTCAGCACCGTGTAACAGCACCATATCTTCAAGTGCATCGGCTAAATAGGCGCCCTCGGCGGGCTGACCATGCGCAAAGGTCTGCTGCGGTAAATAAGCATGCGGCAGATGGTCTACGCCGGTTAAAAGACTGCCAAACGCGCGACGGTTATTACCTAGCCCGCCAACCGAGATGCCGCCGAAACCCACCCCGTGGTATCCGCGTTCACGACCAATCAAGCGTGTTTTCGAGGGGTTACCTTTGGCTCGATGATAAGCCAGCGCAATTTTCAAAGCCGTGTCGACCGACTCTGAACCTGAGTTGGTGAAAAACACATGATCCATATTATCAGGACTGTGCTGAACCAGACGATCGGCGAACTGGTGCGGCAAGGGATGGCTCATTTGAAAGGTCGGGGCAAAATCCAGGGTTTGAATCTGCTGACTGACGGCATCAGAGATGGCCTGACGACCATGACCTGCATTGGTACACCACAAGCCTGCGGTGCCATCTAAGATTTTTCGCCCATCGTCTGAGGTGTAATACATACCCTCAGCCGATACCATCATGCGTGGCTGTTGTTTAAACTGACGATTAGCGGTAAATGGCATCCAAAATGCGTCGTTGTTTGATGTGTCAGAGTTCGACATTCTCAAAGCCTCTGTGTGATATATTGAACATAATAAGTGCAGTTTATGTAAAATAAATAAAACATCAAGCGGATATTTCGGATTCGGCGCATTTTTTCAAAAAATCCCTTAAGCCCAAGCTATTATTGACTTAACTGATAATTCAGTGTGGCAAAACTGTTCAAAATATTGAAACTTAGATTGAAAAGATAAGTAAAATCCGTATGGTGCATAGCATTAACGAATAGCCACTGCTGCGTGACAGCAGTAAATTAAAATTGGAGGCAGTCATGGCAGGCAAAAATACCTTAGACTATTGGCAATCTTTAGCAGCGTCATTGACGATTGAAGGTCGAGCATTTATCGATGGCGATTATCAAGATGCGCAAAGTGGCGAAACGTTTAAATGTATCAGCCCAATCGATGGCCGCCTGCTGGCTGAGGTAGCCAGTACGGCAAAGGCAGATGTGGATATTGCCGTCGATAGCGCGAAACGCCAGTTTGCTGCAGGCGTATGGTCTGAAAAAGCACCCGCAGAACGCAAAACGATATTGCTCAAATTCGCCGATTTAATTGAAGCGCATCAAGATGAGCTGGCCTTATTAGAAACCTTAGATATGGGCAAGCCGATCGGTGATTCGCTCAGCGTTGATGTCACTGGCGCGTTGAGAGCACTGCGCTGGACAGCTGAAGCTACCGATAAAATTTACGACGAAATTGCTGCCACGCCGGTCGATCAGTTAGGTCTGGTTACTCGAAATCCGGTTGGCGTTGTGGCGGCTATCGTACCATGGAACTTCCCGATGATTATGGCAGCGTGGAAATTTGCACCGGCGCTCGCCATGGGTAACTCGGTCATTCTTAAACCTTCTGAAAAGTCGCCATTAACTGCGATAAAATTAGCAGCGCTAGCCCATCAAGCGGGGATTCCCAGCGGTGTTTTTAATGTATTACCTGGCTTTGGTCATACCGTTGGTGAGGCACTGGCGCGGCATATGGCCGTTGACACCTTAGTGTTTACTGGCTCCACGGGCGTTGCCAAACGGCTGATGGTGATGGCCGGTGAAACCAATATGAAGCGGGTTTGGTCAGAGGCAGGCGGCAAGTCTGCCAATATTATATTTGCCGATGCGCCCGACCTTGATGCGGCGGCAGAGGCAGCAGCTTCGGCTATTTGTTACAACCAAGGTGAAGTTTGCACCGCCGGCTCGCGACTATTGGTACAGGATAGTGTGGCAGATGAATTTATCGCTAAACTGCATCAAGCCTTCAAGGCATGGCAGCCCGGCAATCCTCTTGACCCGTCAACGGCCGTGGGTGCCACGGTTGATGATACGCAAATGCAGCAAGTGCTGCGATATGTTGCCTCAGGCGTAGCTGATGGGGCAAGCTTGTCGCTGGGAGGCGAGCAGGTCGAACCGGTTAGCAATGGCTTTTACGTGCAGCCCGCAATTTTTGAAAACGTCAGCAATGACATGCCTATCGCACAGGAAGAGATTTTTGGCCCGATTTTGTCGGTGATTCGTTTTCATGATGAGGCCGAGGCATTAGCGATGGCAAATGACTCTATCTATGGGCTGGCAGCAGGTGTCTGGACCGCCGATCTAAGCCGAGCGCACCGCATGGCTAGAAAACTACAAGCCGGTTCTGTATGGGTGAATCAATATGATGGCGGCGATATGACCGCGCCCTTTGGCGGCTTTAAGCAAAGCGGTAACGGGCGCGACAAGTCGCTGCATGCCTTTGATAAATACACCGAGTTAAAGTCTACCTGGATTAAGCTATAGCAGGGCTAAAACCAGTCTTTGAGACGATGATATAGCATGCCAATTGCCAGCAGCGGTGAGCGAAAGCGCCTGCCGCCTGGAAATTGGATGTGACTGACTTTTTCAAACCACGCAATACGATCGGTTTCGCCGCTAATTGATTCGGCGATCACTTTGGCAGCCATGTGGGTCACATTAACCCCGTGGCCTGAGTAGGCCTGGGCAAAATATACATTGTCTCTGAGTCTGCCAACCTGAGGAAATCGATTAGCCCCAATGCCAATCATGCCACCCCAAGCATAGTCAATCGCTACATCTTTTAAGTAAGGAAATACTTTATCCATATTGGGGCGCAAAGCAGCGACAATATCTTTTGGGTCTCGCCCGGAGTAGGTGCATAAGCCACCGAATAATAGCCGCCCATCACTGCTTAAACGATAATAATCCAAATCCACACGTTGGTCACAAACGGCCATGTCTTGAGGCAAAACCCGCTGACGCACCTCAGCAGACAGCGGTTCGGTGGCAATCACATAGCTGCCTGCGGGCAACACCTGCCCCTCCAGCTGTTTGTCGAGGCCGGCGACGTGGGCATTGCCACAAATCACCAAGCTGTCTGCTTGGACTTCACCTTTGGCCGTCACAATCCGATGGCGCGTGCCCTGTTCAATGTCGATCACGGCGGATTGCTCAAAAATTTGCACGCCAAGCCGATGCGCGGCCTGTGCCTCTGCACATACCAGGTTAAGCGGATGTAAGTGCCCACTTCCCATATCAATAAGGCCGCCAATATAGCTCTCTGAGCCTACTACTTGCGACATTTCATGAGACTCTAATAAGCGTGTCTCATGCGGATAGTCAACCTTGTCTAGCCAGGCTTTATGCGCCATCAGTTCTTGCATATGTCTAGGCTTATTGGCTAGGTCGCAATAGCCCATTTTCAAATCACAGTTGATTTGATACTTGGCAACACGATCTTTAACGATATTGACCGACTCAAAGCCCATCGCTTCAATGGCCTCAATGCCTTCTTCACCTAAGGCTTTTTCGAAAGGCTCAAGACCATGGCCAATGCCTTGAATCAGCTGACCGCCATTGCGTCCAGAGGCGCCCCAGCCAATCCGAAACGCTTCTAGCAAAACCACATTAAAACCGCGTTCGGCTAGCTCTAGGGCGGTATTTACGCCACTGAAACCAGCACCGATAACACACACTTGAGTCTCCAGCTTTTGTTCTAATATGGGGTAACGATCGTGATAGACCAAGGTCGCAGCATAATAGGATTCGGGGTATTCACTGGAATGGGTGCGTGGGTTTAACATGTTCAATATAAAAAACAAATGATTAATATAATTGACAAATGTACAAGATTTCGGCGCTGCTGAAAAGCCTTAAATCTTCTACTTCGCTCAGTTTAAAGAGTACGATATACTGAGCAGTGTGTCCGTAATTTTAAACATAAAGTAGGTATTGTAGGGTGGATGTAGGAAAACGTTTGGCAGAAGTGCGAAAAAAATCGGGATTATCGCAGCGCGAGTTAGCGAAACGAGCCGGCGTTACCAACTCTACTATCTCGATGATCGAAAAAAACAGCGTTAGTCCAAGCGTCAGCTCCTTGAAAAAAGTTTTATCAGGGCTGCCGATGTCGCTGATGGAATTCTTTGACTCAGAAGATTCGTCACGAGTTGATATGCCGGTGGTTTATGATTCACAGGATTTTTTAGATACGTCTATTCCCGGACTGGATTGGCGGTTGATCGGTAAAGCCTTTCCAAATCGTCAAATGTCGTTCATGGTAGAAAATTTAGCCCCGGGCGCAGACACGGGCGAAGATATGTATATGCATGAAGGTGAAGAAGCCGGGTATATTCTGAGTGGCAAGATGGAGCTTACCGTCGCAGGTGAAGTGTATATCGTCGAAGCTGGTCAGGGATATTACTTTGATTCTCGGCAAGAGCATCGCTTCCGTAATCCGTTTGAACAAGACTGCCGACTGGTGTCCTGCACCACCCCTGCCGACCTATAAAAAGCCGTAGTCATAGGTAGACAGAGATAGTCACAGCCACTGCCGCTCTGCCGTTGCGCTGACATTGATGAATTGCTGCGCTGCATGCTGTTTCGCTGTAGTGAGTAAGTCGGCCCTGATGCGGTCGGCCGTGGCGGCATCAAAATACCGGCCTTGAGCGATCAACAAATTTGCCTCAACCGATAGCTCGCGCCCCGTTCTGACCACTTTAAGCCGGTAATCATCCACCTCAATATGTTGACCTTGTAGGCTTTGCAGCAAAGCCTGGCGAATACTGTCAACGGTGTCAGGGTCGGCTCGATGAAGTAACACTTCTTTGATGGAGCGATAGGCAAGTCGGGTTGGAATCATAATAAACGCAGCAGAGGCAATCAGCACCATGATGGGGTCGGCATACACAACCCACTGCGGCCAGGCAGATAATTGCAGTAAAAAACTCAGCGCAAAGCCAAGTAATACCGCAGTGCTAAGGTATGCATCGCCGAGCCAAAGCTTGCCCTCTAAGCTGATCAGTAATGATTGTAAATTGCGGTTACATCGCTTAATCAACCAGGCCATGCTGAAACAGCCAAGACTGCAGATGCTGGCGTAAATTAAGCCGAGGCTTGGCGCCACATAACGACCGCCACTGAGCAGATCAGTGATGGCTGCGCTGGCTGTAAATACACACATGCCAATCAATGCCAGCGATTGAAAGAACACAAACATCGGCTCAAACAGTGCCTTACCATAAGGAAAGCGCGCTGACTGCTTGGCTTCAGCTAGCTTGATAATATAAATCGAGAGCAAAGTTAAGACGATGGTGATCGTCGAATAAACCGCATCAAATAAGATCATGCCGGAGTGGCTGATAATGCCTAAAACCAGGCCATAGAGCGCAAATGCCGCGGAAGCGAGTGCCGAGACTACTAAAATCCGACTTTCAGTCATTGGCATAATATTCCTGCAAAAACTCGGGGATGATCTGCTGTTTAAAGGTCTGATAGTGATCAGCTTCAAACGCAGCAGCTTGCCATTCGCCGGCATAGGGGATACGGTTACTGCCTAAGCAATAGCAGTCAACGGATAAGGGTTTTTCGGAGCCGTGCAGTTGCGCGACGGCAGAAACGCGCTGATATACGCCGTCATCAACACATTCATAAGCGTCAAGCAAAGCTAGCGTGGCAGCATCGACATTGTACATAATTTTGCCGACCACCTCGCCTGCTGGGTTTGGCACAATCACCGGCGACTGGCTAAAACCAGGTGCCATCAAAATATGTCGACTAAACTGTGTTAATTTAGCCGACTCAAGTTGCCACTGTCGACCCGTCAGCTGTTGTAACAGCTCAGGGTACATCAACGTACCATAGGCAAAAATGTGAGTCATATTATGCGTACCTCAGAACATCTTGGCTTCTCAACCACGCCGCTGCTTGCAAGCGACTGGCCGTTGATTATGCAGATTCAGCATCAAGTATATGCCGACGAACTGCATGAATCGATGCGGTCACTGCAATCAAAGTGGCAGCTGTCGCCAGATAGCTGCTTTGGCTTGAAACAGCAACAGCAATTTATCGGCTATTGTTTGAGCCATCCCTGGCCCATCGCCAGCGTGCCAAGCCTAAACCAGGTGCTTGCCAGCGATATTGACGCAGATGCCCTATTTATTCACGACCTTGCTTTAGCTACTGCCGCACAGGGTAAAGGTGGCGCTGCAGTTT is part of the Pseudomonadales bacterium genome and encodes:
- a CDS encoding cupin domain-containing protein, whose amino-acid sequence is MDVGKRLAEVRKKSGLSQRELAKRAGVTNSTISMIEKNSVSPSVSSLKKVLSGLPMSLMEFFDSEDSSRVDMPVVYDSQDFLDTSIPGLDWRLIGKAFPNRQMSFMVENLAPGADTGEDMYMHEGEEAGYILSGKMELTVAGEVYIVEAGQGYYFDSRQEHRFRNPFEQDCRLVSCTTPADL
- a CDS encoding aldehyde dehydrogenase, whose translation is MAGKNTLDYWQSLAASLTIEGRAFIDGDYQDAQSGETFKCISPIDGRLLAEVASTAKADVDIAVDSAKRQFAAGVWSEKAPAERKTILLKFADLIEAHQDELALLETLDMGKPIGDSLSVDVTGALRALRWTAEATDKIYDEIAATPVDQLGLVTRNPVGVVAAIVPWNFPMIMAAWKFAPALAMGNSVILKPSEKSPLTAIKLAALAHQAGIPSGVFNVLPGFGHTVGEALARHMAVDTLVFTGSTGVAKRLMVMAGETNMKRVWSEAGGKSANIIFADAPDLDAAAEAAASAICYNQGEVCTAGSRLLVQDSVADEFIAKLHQAFKAWQPGNPLDPSTAVGATVDDTQMQQVLRYVASGVADGASLSLGGEQVEPVSNGFYVQPAIFENVSNDMPIAQEEIFGPILSVIRFHDEAEALAMANDSIYGLAAGVWTADLSRAHRMARKLQAGSVWVNQYDGGDMTAPFGGFKQSGNGRDKSLHAFDKYTELKSTWIKL
- a CDS encoding GNAT family N-acetyltransferase; the protein is MSHIMRTSEHLGFSTTPLLASDWPLIMQIQHQVYADELHESMRSLQSKWQLSPDSCFGLKQQQQFIGYCLSHPWPIASVPSLNQVLASDIDADALFIHDLALATAAQGKGGAAVLVDAVVNSARLMQFRQVHLVAVQGSSGFWQAAGFQMSEAVQISAGYGTGAGHMVMHL
- a CDS encoding aspartate aminotransferase family protein; this translates as MSNSDTSNNDAFWMPFTANRQFKQQPRMMVSAEGMYYTSDDGRKILDGTAGLWCTNAGHGRQAISDAVSQQIQTLDFAPTFQMSHPLPHQFADRLVQHSPDNMDHVFFTNSGSESVDTALKIALAYHRAKGNPSKTRLIGRERGYHGVGFGGISVGGLGNNRRAFGSLLTGVDHLPHAYLPQQTFAHGQPAEGAYLADALEDMVLLHGAENIAAVIVEPLVGSAGVYVPPLGYLERLRAITAKHDILLIFDEVITGFGRVGTGFASTRFGITPDLMTTAKGLTNGALPMGAVFVGNHVHDAFMHGPEEVIELFHGYTYSGHPVAAAAGMATLDIYENEGLFQRVFEIEEYWQQAVHGLRRFDAVKDIRNLGLVAGIELHAGDKPGANGYEVFNHCFWKGNTLVRCTADTIALSPPLTINHEQIDQLVAALGDAIESLHN
- a CDS encoding FAD-binding oxidoreductase is translated as MLNPRTHSSEYPESYYAATLVYHDRYPILEQKLETQVCVIGAGFSGVNTALELAERGFNVVLLEAFRIGWGASGRNGGQLIQGIGHGLEPFEKALGEEGIEAIEAMGFESVNIVKDRVAKYQINCDLKMGYCDLANKPRHMQELMAHKAWLDKVDYPHETRLLESHEMSQVVGSESYIGGLIDMGSGHLHPLNLVCAEAQAAHRLGVQIFEQSAVIDIEQGTRHRIVTAKGEVQADSLVICGNAHVAGLDKQLEGQVLPAGSYVIATEPLSAEVRQRVLPQDMAVCDQRVDLDYYRLSSDGRLLFGGLCTYSGRDPKDIVAALRPNMDKVFPYLKDVAIDYAWGGMIGIGANRFPQVGRLRDNVYFAQAYSGHGVNVTHMAAKVIAESISGETDRIAWFEKVSHIQFPGGRRFRSPLLAIGMLYHRLKDWF
- a CDS encoding gamma-glutamylcyclotransferase, translating into MTHIFAYGTLMYPELLQQLTGRQWQLESAKLTQFSRHILMAPGFSQSPVIVPNPAGEVVGKIMYNVDAATLALLDAYECVDDGVYQRVSAVAQLHGSEKPLSVDCYCLGSNRIPYAGEWQAAAFEADHYQTFKQQIIPEFLQEYYAND
- a CDS encoding CoA-acylating methylmalonate-semialdehyde dehydrogenase, encoding MKQLTHFINGEIAAASDRSAPVFNPATGQQTAEVSLASVAEVEAAIAVAKEAFDQWSAVTPLNRSRILFKFKAILEERKDELAAAITQEHGKVYEDACGEITRGMEVVEFACGIPQLLKGDYTEQVGRGIDSYSTSQPLGVVAGITPFNFPAMVPMWMWPVAIATGNTFILKPSEKDPSATFLVAEWLKEAGLPDGVFNIVNGDKEAVDVLLTHADIQAVSFVGSTPIAEYIYSTASAHGKRVQALGGAKNHLVVMPDADLDGAVNALMGAAFGSAGERCMAISVAVAVGDIADSLVEKLAEKAKGLKVGNGEERGLDMGPLVTKEHLAKVKGYVDLGVEEGASLVVDGREHSVAGHEHGYFMNGCLFDHVTTDMRIYQEEIFGPVLCVVRVPDYATAAKMINDHEFGNGTSIYTRSGGVARKFAHDIQVGMVGVNVPIPVPMAFHAFGGWKRSLFGSNHVHGEEGVRFYTKRKAVTIRWPEDGLAAEFNMPTMK
- a CDS encoding cation transporter; this encodes MTESRILVVSALASAAFALYGLVLGIISHSGMILFDAVYSTITIVLTLLSIYIIKLAEAKQSARFPYGKALFEPMFVFFQSLALIGMCVFTASAAITDLLSGGRYVAPSLGLIYASICSLGCFSMAWLIKRCNRNLQSLLISLEGKLWLGDAYLSTAVLLGFALSFLLQLSAWPQWVVYADPIMVLIASAAFIMIPTRLAYRSIKEVLLHRADPDTVDSIRQALLQSLQGQHIEVDDYRLKVVRTGRELSVEANLLIAQGRYFDAATADRIRADLLTTAKQHAAQQFINVSATAERQWL